TAATTACACATtagtttcttttatttttatcatttaaccATAAAACTTTCAGAGATTTTTCATCGATAAAGACAAGTTAGACATTAAATTTTATCTTTGCGTTTGCAAGCTGTTTATTACCACGTGTTGTCAATATTCTCTGCTCATAAAATCATATATTTTCAACGATTCCTGAAAATAGGTGACTCATCAGGTATCCAGGTAAACGGGGGTATTTTCCGCATATAATACAGTTATATGGTTGAATTTATTTTGAGCTTGTATTTCCATCTATTTTTCCGAATTTGATATTCGAACAGTAACAGTTACTGGAATGCGGTGCCTAGCATGCAAGCTTATTGAGTTATAAGTAGCGTTAACTGTTTATAAAGTTAGTTTTAAGTATTGCCAACTCTTACTCTGTATTTAATTAGCCCTGACATTCGAAAGTGCTTAAATTTGTCAGTACGCAAATGCTTGACATGCATGCTTCTCTTGAAAGGCGTGCCAGACGCCAGTTGATGTCAAGGCATTTCTAAATGATATTGGATTATTAGACATACATTGACAAAAAAATTGGTAATTATGCACATCACATATATGATCTCTGTATTGCGGTTCTTGTGTCAAACTCGATGCTTCGAGAATAAAATACTGAACACGAAAATTAAAATGCTTATCAGACATCAATTAGTTTTCATATAATTGTCAACAACTGTTTGCTTTCGCCTTAACACCTCATTTAATACCCATTTATGAAATCATATAATATTGTCAATGTACGCAGTTTACTACAGCCTAAACAATACACGATATGAGGTTGAGTTCAGCTCAGGGCACGTTCTAATTTTTACGATTCGCCAAGAAGCTATGTAAATCGAGTGTTGCCAATTGTTTAaagtgacttgttcacagattttggcttggtCTGAAATTTGTCATTTTATGCTTTCAATTCATGAATGTAAAAATCGGAACTAAACAGCTCCTGTATAAAAcaggaataaaattaaagacaaaaCAGATATCCTCAcatgggttcgaaccactgactcttGGAGTGAAGGTCTAACGCTTAAAAATACTCGGTAATCCGTGCCTCAATATGTGGTGAGAATACTTTCATtctttaaataagcaatcctaGTAATGCCATACAATGCAACGATAACAACAGAGGTTattcaattattcaatcgtttcgcaatTAAAACGCTgaacaattttcaggtttttaaatcgtaaaacgATGCATATAAGACACTTCTTAGTAAAATTCTAGTTTATGCGGAACGTGTCgtccataattagcctgtgcggaatgctcAGGCTATTCCGGGACGACTTTACTGGATATTattagcatgataaatgttcagtttcaTTGATTCATCGCAAATAACATAATTACAACTAAAATTTGcaaatcttaaacaatattttttaattttgtccatttaccaaTCTATGAACAGGTCATTTTAACTACCAAACGCCAGGAACTAATGATAGGAAACCAGAGTAAGTAACGATCTCTCTTACATCAGAACTGGCTTGCCATTAATCGAGAGGGATGACACTTCAAAACAACAAACGCATTTTGTATgcgcaaaaatataatataatttttacaCAGCAATATATTCTGGACGTCAGACTAAACATTTGTATACGCAAAAATGAACGTCAGGCTACTGTTTGATTACGTACAATTCACCCTTCAACACTTTACAGATATTGCCTTTAGAACTATGGCTTCTTTgttattttcaaacaattattaaaaccACCTTTTTTATAGTCATGAGCACATTATCAACTGAATAAACCGAACAATTTTAGCCGCAGGTGTGTTCGATATACCCTCCACATCAATGTTGATTGTTTATTGGAACAGAGCCAATCTTCACAAGAAATGTCTTCATATCTTCTGAGAAAACAGACCCATAAACCAGCAAAGATATTAAAGGTGCCGTCTCGTTGTCAGAGGTAGTGGTTATTCATACTTCTGTGTACTCACACACCGATATATTTTGACTTAAATCCGCAAACTACGTATTTGATAGGCACATTATTGTTTTGACTATGACAGTTCCGTTAAAAAATCACAACTACAACGTTTTAAGAGCATGACTGAGTCAACGGGCAGAGGGCTTAATGTTTCAATACCTGATTAAACCATGTTTCAATAGAAAATTCATATATGCTCCAACATGTAAGTTCACACGTTTTTTGGAATAAAACGGCTCTTAATAAACATAttcgaaaattgaaaaaaaatattcaaaatttaataTGTACTGCGTGAAAATGGTGTGCCATACAAATATATTCCAATCGATACATTAGTATCCATGCGGAACACATTGcgtaataattaatttaaaatcgtAATATAAGTTTTACTTCACTCGCGAACATGCAAAGCGGTCCGTTGTTttgtataatgttattttgttgaaaCTTTGTGTAAGGCAGTCTGTGTATTAAACACTGTGTAGAGATTTGAGCTTCAAACTTAATATTGCAGATGCTCTAGGCGACTTTCCATCGATACACTACTTTAAATATGTTCAACGTTTACCTATAATCTAGCCGAATATGTGTATCGCAGTAATTGAAGCACACGTTCCTATTTTGTTATAGCACATTTCGGAAACCCCGCTTCTTGAACACTTATGTTGCTAAGCAACATATTGCGCAATACATAGATACCAACACACGTATGAAATGAGTGACTCAGTTTCCATGGCAAATGTTTGGTAGGTAAACGAGCGTCGGATATATTCAAGCCATGCGTTTCTTGGGCTTCGCAAAAGTTAAATCAGTATCACTACTACGTCTTATGCGTATAGTGTAACACAAACGATGTTCCATCTGAAACGAAAAATGTTACTGTACGTGCTTTATTTAGTTTTTCTTGACACTGTTTCGACATCAAGAAACACTCGAAGATTGGATAGACttgaagacgatgtactcaaGATTCGGAACGATATCATTGGAGACTTAAAAAACGAACTGAGTGATTTACGTAAGGATCTGAAAGAAGAAACAGATTTAATAAGAGGGGACATTTCTACGCTTTTTAAAATGTTATCGGAATCATCAGGGCAGGTTGATAGACACAAAATTGAAGAAGTGTCTCAAGCGCCGCAAGGTTCATGTAATTGTGGAGCTATTTTTAGTCTATATGACAATATATTGAATGCCTTTAAACGAGAAAAATCCGAGAACGTTATGGTTCGAAAAGCATTTAACGAAATGAGAAAACAACATGAAGACTTTGATTCCAGATTAAAGGGTGCTGAAATGAAATTACGATCGGACatacacaaaaacaaaaatgagacTAACGCGGACATTACTGCGACACAGAAACTTCTTCACACTATCCAGAGTGACACGCGTGCATACTGCGACGACCGGTTAATGCATTTAAATGAGTCATTGACGAATCGCTCTTTGAATACTTTACAGGAAATATCTCGGATAACATCAGATATTGCAAATCTTAAAACGTCAAATGAAATTTTGAAGAACGTAAGTGGTGAACTGATATGGCGTTGTGACGGTGTGGCATTGAGTGGTGAATATATAATAAATCCATATGGTATGAAGGTTTATTGTGATGTGGACTCGGAAAACAAGGGATGGATAGTTATTCAGAGGAGAATGGACGGATCGGTTGATTTCAATCGCAGTTGGGCCGATTACAAAGCTGGCTTCGGCAACTTGAAAGGCGAATTCTGGTTGGGAAACGAAATTATCTACAAGCTGACTAAGGACAAACCTAAAGAGCTGAGAATTGATATGGAGATGTTCAATGGAAAGAAGCGATATGCGCTGTATTCTAAGTTCAATGTTTCATCTGAATCTGAGAAATATCAGCTCTATGCGGAAGGATACACTGGTGACGCAGGAGATGGTATAATATCAGGTGATCACGTCGGTCAGTCGTTTTCAACTTTCGATGCCGATAATGACCCGCTTGAAGTTTGTTGTGCATGCCGTTACGGAGGTTGGTGGTATCATTACGCGTGTTTCGTCGTAAATCTAAACGGAAAATACATTAAAGAAAATGAGACAGTTCCAATTCATTATGGAATTCATTGGCACCCGATCACTTGGTATATTTACTCtttgaaatttgtgcaaataaaaatacactaaaatgcACTTTTGTACATAGCCTGATACAAAGGTCAATAAGTAAACAGTACACTTGTCATTCGTGTTTTGCCTACGCAAATGATGGTACTTAACATTTACAattaaacgtatttacacaatttaaattatgtgtgctgtttaaaaataaacattaattcatgTTAACTGTATAAACATGTACAGAACATAAGCTCGACATTTTACCTATGGTGAAACAAATCGTGTAAAATAGTTAATAAAAACTCAATTATAACTATATTGTGCTGCATCACTTATTATTGTCAGTAAATCTGACTTATCACGCGATCATTTTTTAATTACGCACAGCCACCGTCTCTTTTTATCAAACACTGAAAGTGGACAAAATTAACAACTCCGCCAAAACATTAGATTTATCAGATAGTGTCAGACCACTCAGTTGTTGCAAACTGTGAATTATTTTAATgatgtatttatgtgttgatttattatcttgtaataaaacataaacaactaTTCGATGTAACAGTAACGAATCGTTCGCATAATGCACGTTTTATAAATCCTGAGCATGTGATATACATGCCGACAAAAGATATATgataacagtttttaaaacacaattataactTTATTATGCTGCATCACTTATTGTGGTCAGTAAATCTGGCTTATCACGCGATCAATTTTTAATTACGCACAGCCACCGTCCCCTTTGATCAAACACAGAAAGGGGACAAAACACAAAACTGCGCCAACACTTAGATTTATCAGAAATTGTCAGACCACTCAGTTGTTGCAAACTGTGAATTCGTTtaatgatgtatgtatgtatgtgtttatttctTGTCTTATAATCAAACATAAGAAACGTATCCGATGTAACAGTAACGAATCGTTCGCATAATGCACGTTTTATCAATCCTGAGCATGTGATATACATGCCGACacaataatatatatgataacagtttttaaaacatgcGTGTTTAATGTTTGTGTTGAAAGAAGTATAATGTATAGCACTGTGACAACATATGATCAGAATGACAGGTCTGAATTAAATATAACGGTAATAATTTACTTGCTACGTAGATACCTCAAAACGTGTTTATACAACGGAAATATTGAATGAATGCCCTTACGTTAATGAAAACCTCTGCCAACATTACAACATTAGACAGTGTGTCTATACCTTAGTGTAGCATTGATGCAATGAATTTGTTATATGCTTAAAAATACTATCTGTAGACCATCCTTTCCGTGTAATAACAAATGATATCGCTTGCAATTATTACAGCCAAGACATTCCCATCTGttgtaaaaaacatttaaaaatataaaatcagtTACAGTCGATGTATCTGTCACGAATCCTAACCAGGATATGACCACTTACCAGCTAATTGGATACGTGCTGTTAACTCGCCACTTCCTCAATCTAGAAAATAAACCCACCTGTCTCTCTATGTGAATGCATTAATGTTGAACTGAACATTGTTAAAGGTCTGGACTACTTTATCACTTGCCCAGTGTGCATGGGTTGTTGTCTCATAAAAGTGCATGTATATTTGTAACAAAAGCCTTATTGGTAAATCGTATGTTTTCTGTTATTTTTCGTTTAGTGTCAATATTGCTTTGTATGTAATACAACTGGTTTCCTTAGTATTATAAAATGATCTTTTTGTATTGAGTAAATGTAATTTTCTTCACGAATGATTTGTTTAAAATGcgtgttataatatatgtatatgtagacAATAAAATATTTGCGCAAAATCTGAGGGTACCTTCTACTGCTGATAACTCCTGAGCAAAACCTTTATATTGAAAGATACGCATTTGAAATAACGATTTCCTCCGATATTTTATGTAAGTCCAAATGCGtctcataataataatgataatgataatctCCATGCTTCCCATGAGTTCACCTACTGCACACGTGTATGCTTAGCGTTGGTAGTTAGTTGTGATTTTCACGAAATATCTGATACCGACAAGCAACTGTTTCATGTCAAGTGTTTTAGATAAACGATAATATCGCCACATCGCATCATATCAATAATGGTGGTGAGAGTATGTCCATTAACGGGAGGCGAaaaatgggaggcggaaaactacaacgggcgaggcatggtcaggggtgataacccaaAAAAAGGGTTAGgataagggttagggttaggggtcggtttagggttagggttgggtttaggctaacccaaaccctaacccgacccctaacactaacccaaaccctaaccctctaacccccccttgcgtaataccataccatgcctcgcccgttgtagttttccgcctcccttaaTACCTTATTCAAAACTCAACTTATCCCGAGCTGATAACTTCCTTTTACCGTTATTCGGTCGTCGCAGTTTTCTTATCCTTGTTTTCCCCAAATTCAATTGGCGATGGAATGTGCGAAAAATTTCTCGCCATATACCCAAACGAATTAATCATTATATTTCTTTAGCAAATGTTAGAGAAATTGCATACAACCTTGACTAGATAATTATCTTTCTCGAGATGAGTGAGTATATCGCAAAGGATGAACACTGTTCCTCACCATTTTGCGCATAATTGTTCAAACGATACACACATTTTCGACCTTTAACAATTGCAAGTAAATATGTCGGAATCGGTGTTGTTCTCCTATTAACATGCTCGTTACGAATAACCTTCGTGTACTTGTTGTGTTGTTAGTTTAATTACTCTACCCTGATAAACAAGAAAGATTCACTTTTATGAGATGTACACATTCAAAATTTATGTTTAAGTATTAATAAACCAATGTCAATTGTATATGTATAATGTGATATGTGCGCACTTACTTTAAACACAGTACATTAATGTCGCCGCTTTTTGAGTCAATTATCGGTCTTTCACTCTTGGGATTAGAATGGGCTATTGATAAACGCATATCTGACTATAAGATTGCTCAATCATGGACGTTTGTGTGTTCATGGTTGAAAAGGTGGTAACactaacaaataaaaatacactgCCATTCTTAACCAAACAGTGGCATTTAACTTGGCGTCTTCATTAAAGAGTATTAGCATATAAACTAAAACTTTTAGTTATCATGATTTCATACCGTTTTCGGTTTTAAATATGTtcgtttttgaaaataatttggcAATATTATTTatagcattttatttcatttgacaagtacacattttatcaaaaatacacaatataataGGTATAAGAACaggattaaagtaataataattatgtttaaatattaccTCGAGGAGAAACACTGTAtacttattttagtttaaatattatCTTGATGAGAACCACTGTATACTTATTACAAGTATAAAATTATAAGTATACAGTGTTTGTCCTCGAGGTAATATGTAAACATCATTTGCAGTGGgtaaagtaataaaatataacTTAGGTTATGCCAGAAATAGGCAATATGAGTTATACATATGCAAATGTTATATAAAAATTAGAACGAAGGATTGTTGATGCAAGGACTTTGGCATCAACTAACCAACAACTACTCATTATCGGATTATTAAGAAAATCGCCGGGACTctttaaattataaattgaaaaaaaacatgcagACACATTAAAGAGATTAAAATTTCGCCAATACATTTCTTGGCGATGAGCAGATTATCGACCTCAACATCGCTTATTACTCTGGAGATAATGTTCATTAATGTTGTGAACAGTGCGTTATAATTATGACATACGAAAGATAAGTGgtaattaaattcattataaattaTCTACAAGCTGACTAAGGACAAACCTAAAGAGCTGAGAATTGATATGGAGATGTTCAATGGAAAGAAGCGATATGCGCTGTATTCTAAGTTCAATGTTTCATCTGAATCTGAGAAATATCAGCTCTATGCGGAAGGATACACTGGTGACGCAGGAGATGGTATAATATCAGGTGATCACGTCGGTCAGTCGTTTTCAACTTTCGATGCCGATAATGACCCGCTTGAAGTTTGTTGTGCATGCCGTTACGGAGGTTGGTGGTATCATTACGCGTGTTTCGTCGTAAATCTAAACGGAAAATACATTAAAGAAAATGAGACAGTTCCAATTCATTATGGAATTCATTGGCACCCGATCACTTGGTATATTTACTCtttgaaatttgtgcaaataaaaatacactaaaatgcACTTTTGTACATAGCCTGATACAAAGGTCAATAAGTAAACAGTACACTTGTCATTCGTGTTTTGCCTACGCAAATGATGGTACTTAACATTTACAattaaacgtatttacacaatttaaattatgtgtgctgtttaaaaataaacattaattcatgTTAACTGTATAAACATGTACAGAACATAAGCTCGACATTTTACCTATGGTGAAACAAATCGTGTAAAATAGTTAATAAAAACTCAATTATAACTATATTGTGCTGCATCACTTATTATTGTCAGTAAATCTGACTTATCACGCGATCATTTTTTAATTACGCACAGCCACCGTCTCTTTTTATCAAACACCGAAAGTGGACAAAATTAACAACTCCGCCAAAACATTAGATTTATCAGATAGTGTCAGACCACTCAGTTGTTGCAAACTGTGAATTATTTTAATgatgtatttatgtgttgatttattatcttgtaataaaacataaacaactaTTCGATGTAACAGTAACGAATCGTTCGCATAATGCACGTTTTATAAATCCTGAGCATGTGATATACATGCCGACAAAAGATATATgataacagtttttaaaacacaattataactTTATTATGCTGCATCACTTATTGTGGTCAGTAAATCTGGCTTATCACGCGATCAATTTTTAATTACGCACAGCCACCGTCCCCTTTGATCAAACACAGAAAGGGGACAAAACACAAAACTGCGCCAACACTTAGATTTATCAGAAATTGTCAGACCACTCAGTTGTTGCAAACTGTGAATTCGTTtaatgatgtatgtatgtatgtgtttatttctTGTCTTATAATCAAACATAAGAAACGTATCCGATGTAACAGTAACGAATCGTTCGCATAATGCACGTTTTATCAATCCTGAGCATGTGATATACATGCCGACacaataatatatatgataacagtttttaaaacatgcGTGTTTAATGTTTGTGTTGAAAGAAGTATAATGTATAGCACTGTGACAACATATGATCAGAATGACAGGTCTGAATTAAATATAACGGTAATAATTTACTTGCTACGTAGATACCTCAAAACGTGTTTATACAACGGAAATATTGAATGAATGCCCTTACGTTAATGAAAACCTCTGCCAACATTACAACATTAGACAGTGTGTCTATACCTTAGTGTAGCATTGATGCAATGAATTTGTTATATGCTTAAAAATACTATCTGTAGACCATCCTTTCCGTGTAATAACAAATGATATCGCTTGCAATTATTACAGCCAAGACATTCCCATCTGttgtaaaaaacatttaaaaatataaaatcagtTACAGTCGATGTATCTGTCACGAATCCTAACCAGGATATGACCACTTACCAGCTAATTGGATACGTGCTGTTAACTCGCCACTTCCTCAATCTAGAAAATAAACCCACCTGTCTCTCTATGTGAATGCATTAATGTTGAACTGAACATTGTTAAAGGTCTGGACTACTTTATCACTTGCCCAGTGTGCATGGGTTGTTGTCTCATAAAAGTGCATGTATATTTGTAACAAAAGCCTTATTGGTAAATCGTATGTTTTCTGTTATTTTTCGTTTAGTGTCAATATTGCTTTGTATGTAATACAACTGGTTTCCTTAGTATTATAAAATGATCTTTTTGTATTGAGTAAATGTAATTTTCTTCACGAATGATTTGTTTAAAATGcgtgttataatatatgtatatgtagacAATAAAATATTTGCGCAAAATCTGAGGGTACCTTCTACTGCTGATAACTCCTGAGCAAAACCTTTATATTGAAAGATACGCATTTGAAATAACGATTTCCTCCGATATTTTATGTAAGTCCAAATGCGtctcataataataatgataatgataatctCCATGCTTCCCATGAGTTCACCTACTGCACACGTGTATGCTTAGCGTTGGTAGTTAGTTGTGATTTTCACGAAATATCTGATACCGACAAGCAACTGTTTCATGTCAAGTGTTTTAGATAAACGATAATATCGCCACATCGCATCATATCAATAATGGTGGTGAGAGTATGTCCATTAACGGGAGGCGAaaaatgggaggcggaaaactacaacgggcgaggcatggtcaggggtgataacccaaAAAAAGGGTTAGgataagggttagggttaggggtcggtttagggttagggttgggtttaggctaacccaaaccctaacccgacccctaacactaacccaaaccctaaccctctaacccccccttgcgtaataccataccatgcctcgcccgttgtagttttccgcctcccttaaTACCTTATTCAAAACTCAACTTATCCCGAGCTGATAACTTCCTTTTACCGTTATTCGGTCGTCGCAGTTTTCTTATCCTTGTTTTCCCCAAATTCAATTGGCGATGGAATGTGCGAAAAATTTCTCGCCATATACCCAAACGAATTAATCATTATATTTCTTTAGCAAATGTTAGAGAAATTGCATACAACCTTGACTAGATAATTATCTTTCTCGAGATGAGTGAGTATATCGCAAAGGATGAACACTGTTCCTCACCATTTTGCGCATAATTGTTCAAACGATACACACATTTTCGACCTTTAACAATTGCAAGTAAATATGTCGGAATCGGTGTTGTTCTCCTATTAACATGCTCGTTACGAATAACCTTCGTGTACTTGTTGTGTTGTTAGTTTAATTACTCTACCCTGATAAACAAGAAAGATTCACTTTTATGAGATGTACACATTCAAAATTTATGTTTAAGTATTAATAAACCAATGTCAATTGTATATGTATAATGTGATATGTGCGCACTTACTTTAAACACAGTACATTAATGTCGCCGCTTTTTGAGTCAATTATCGGTCTTTCACTCTTGGGATTAGAATGGGCTATTGATAAACGCATATCTGACTATAAGATTGCTCAATCATGGACGTTTGTGTGTTCATGGTTGAAAAGGTGGTAACactaacaaataaaaatacactgCCATTCTTAACCAAACAGTGGCATTTAACTTGGCGTCTTCATTAAAGAGTATTAGCATATAAACTAAAACTTTTAGTTATCATGATTTCATACCGTTTTCGGTTTTAAATATGTtcgtttttgaaaataatttggcAATATTATTTatagcattttatttcatttgacaagtacacattttatcaaaaatacacaatataataGGTATAAGAACaggattaaagtaataataattatgtttaaatattaccTCGAGGAGAAACACTGTAtacttattttagtttaaatattatCTTGATGAGAACCACTGTATACTTATTACAAGTATAAAATTATAAGTATACAGTGTTTGTCCTCGAGGTAATATGTAAACATCATTTGCAGTGGgtaaagtaataaaatataacTTAGGTTATGCCAGAAATAGGCAATATGAGTTATACATATGCAAATGTTATATAAAAATTAGAACGAAGGATTGTTGATGCAAGGACTTTGGCATCAACTAACCAACAACTACTCATTATCGGATTATTAAGAAAATCGCCGGGACTctttaaattataaattgaaaaaaaacatgcagACACATTAAAGAGATTAAAATTTCGCCAATACATTTCTTGGCGATGAGCAGATTATCGACCTCAACATCGCTTATTACTCTGGAGATAATGTTCATTAATGTTGTGAACAGTGCGTTATAATTATGACATACGAAAGATAAGTGGTAATTAAATTCAAAGTCTTTACACGAGCATAGTGGGGGTTCGATGATGTGTCATCTTTCAGAGTATTTCTGCTTAAGAGAAAAAAACACTTATCTCGTTAAAATAGttgtttatcaaaatataattatatgaattaaGCTAAAATCTGTATCAAAATGTTCCAGAGAATTTATTCTGGCTAAATACAAACGGTTGCCAACTTCGGGAGCTAATCATTTAACACAATGTAATTAaaaaggtcaaagtcaatgtTTATCCGAAAATATGTCAATCACATACGCAAGCTTATAGTTGTATTTGCTCCAACGTGATTCTCGATACAATCTCTGAAATAAgagaaaattttaacaaaattcagcttatttaataatgttatgtcGCCATGTATGATCACTTTTCTCAAAAAGAGGCTTGCTGAATAAAGACCAAAAGCGGTAGAGCACGACAATGTATAGGCAAATGATGCATTTTCTTGCGATGGTTTacgtatatatttgtattgtttattttattgaattgttTCTGTTTACGTTAAGGGTTTCATCGTCGTCTGCACGAATAATACAACGATTATTTGAGTCAACTACCCGTGTTTGCATTGCGACCAAAATATGACACGTAATGGATATTTTTGTCAGGCAAGTCTTACGCGTTCTATGAATAATGATTAAGATAAGAAATGTGTAACGACATATTAACGGTTCAGACAGAGGCCGTGTACTAAGACAATAACAATATATCGAATGATACTCCGACAATGTGAGGTTTGAACAGGTAAGTCAATGTTTGCGTCTACAATTGGTCTGTACTGGTGTAAAGATTTCCAGTTTCTATTCATTTTAAACATTGCGGATTTTTCTGACTTGCATACTCTGCATTAATTTAATAAATCTTTTTCATCTACTTGACAAATCTGATCTGGTCTTGGGGAAATAGAAAGTCATTATTAAAGCAAAGATTATTGGCAGGATATACATGGACACGGGTCGCATTCAACATGTCAATAAAGGTACTCAACACTGAAAGATGTCATTTAATCCAATATGGCTTTCACCAATGGAAGGACATGCACGGACATTTAACTCTTCTTTAGATAGTAGGTTATTCAAATATGTTTCCAtcataataaatgaccaccatcGGAAATGGATGACAAACGTATATGGACTCGCATATTGGCATCTGGCTTGAACTAGATGGAGTTAAAGATACTGACACACTTTGTAAAAGGACAATATTTGATCGTTCTTGACGCAACCACAT
This is a stretch of genomic DNA from Dreissena polymorpha isolate Duluth1 chromosome 7, UMN_Dpol_1.0, whole genome shotgun sequence. It encodes these proteins:
- the LOC127839270 gene encoding angiopoietin-related protein 7-like is translated as MFHLKRKMLLYVLYLVFLDTVSTSRNTRRLDRLEDDVLKIRNDIIGDLKNELSDLRKDLKEETDLIRGDISTLFKMLSESSGQVDRHKIEEVSQAPQGSCNCGAIFSLYDNILNAFKREKSENVMVRKAFNEMRKQHEDFDSRLKGAEMKLRSDIHKNKNETNADITATQKLLHTIQSDTRAYCDDRLMHLNESLTNRSLNTLQEISRITSDIANLKTSNEILKNVSGELIWRCDGVALSGEYIINPYGMKVYCDVDSENKGWIVIQRRMDGSVDFNRSWADYKAGFGNLKGEFWLGNEIIYKLTKDKPKELRIDMEMFNGKKRYALYSKFNVSSESEKYQLYAEGYTGDAGDGIISGDHVGQSFSTFDADNDPLEVCCACRYGGWWYHYACFVVNLNGKYIKENETVPIHYGIHWHPITWYIYSLKFVQIKIH